The following are from one region of the Ictalurus furcatus strain D&B chromosome 11, Billie_1.0, whole genome shotgun sequence genome:
- the itgb3bp gene encoding uncharacterized protein itgb3bp isoform X1 produces the protein MPVKRSLQIKANEKNTPVKRHTKERNYSTLTGTMPMTPTAKTQGNYKTSGTTVNTLEAKEPQTEAERMDFLRSKLEGSLEAVMKTRQELELLLPVEGNSELRSLLLMGHADLCTELKRHKELTSKVNCHVNAMQMHKKWLQGATQTGSSYEFLKNILSG, from the exons ATGCC TGTCAAAAGAAGCCTTCAGATAAAAGCCAATGAGAAGAAT ACTCCAGTCAAGAGGCACACCAAAGAAAGGAACTATTCAACTTTGACTGGAACGATGCCCATGACCCCAACAGCCAAAACCCAAG GTAATTACAAAACCAGTGGGACCACTGTCAATACCTTGGAAGCAAAAGAGCCACAGACAGAAGCCGAGAG AATGGATTTTCTCAGGTCTAAATTGGAAGGATCTTTAGAGGCCGTAATGAAGACCAGGCAAGAGCTTGAGTTGTTATTG CCTGTAGAGGGCAACAGTGAGCTGAGGAGTTTGTTGCTGATGGGTCATGCTGACTTGTGCACTGAACTGAAGAGACACAAAGAGCTGA cttctaAAGTGAACTGTCATGTTAATGCAATGCAAATGCACAAGAAGTGGCTCCAAG GTGCAACACAGACTGGCAGCTCTTATGAGTTTTTGAAGAACATCTTAAG TGGCTGA
- the itgb3bp gene encoding uncharacterized protein itgb3bp isoform X2 — MVAVETPVKRHTKERNYSTLTGTMPMTPTAKTQGNYKTSGTTVNTLEAKEPQTEAERMDFLRSKLEGSLEAVMKTRQELELLLPVEGNSELRSLLLMGHADLCTELKRHKELTSKVNCHVNAMQMHKKWLQGATQTGSSYEFLKNILSG, encoded by the exons ATGGTTGCGGTAGAG ACTCCAGTCAAGAGGCACACCAAAGAAAGGAACTATTCAACTTTGACTGGAACGATGCCCATGACCCCAACAGCCAAAACCCAAG GTAATTACAAAACCAGTGGGACCACTGTCAATACCTTGGAAGCAAAAGAGCCACAGACAGAAGCCGAGAG AATGGATTTTCTCAGGTCTAAATTGGAAGGATCTTTAGAGGCCGTAATGAAGACCAGGCAAGAGCTTGAGTTGTTATTG CCTGTAGAGGGCAACAGTGAGCTGAGGAGTTTGTTGCTGATGGGTCATGCTGACTTGTGCACTGAACTGAAGAGACACAAAGAGCTGA cttctaAAGTGAACTGTCATGTTAATGCAATGCAAATGCACAAGAAGTGGCTCCAAG GTGCAACACAGACTGGCAGCTCTTATGAGTTTTTGAAGAACATCTTAAG TGGCTGA